One Bradyrhizobium sp. ISRA464 genomic window carries:
- a CDS encoding nuclear transport factor 2 family protein has protein sequence MSHDRSSVEAVVQTYFDGLYEGSADKLGTIFHPSADLRWVEKGELQVLTVPDWLERVRKRPSAKAEGKPREDFIVTIDRSDEKTAFIKVRCQLPPRYFTDYLVAMKLADGWQIVSKSYRYDLRE, from the coding sequence ATGAGCCATGATCGATCGAGCGTCGAGGCTGTCGTGCAGACCTATTTCGACGGCCTCTACGAGGGCAGCGCCGACAAGCTCGGCACGATTTTCCATCCGTCCGCCGACCTCCGCTGGGTCGAAAAGGGCGAGCTGCAGGTGCTGACCGTGCCGGACTGGCTCGAGCGTGTGCGCAAGCGGCCGTCGGCGAAGGCGGAAGGCAAGCCGCGCGAGGACTTCATCGTCACCATCGATCGCTCCGACGAGAAGACCGCCTTCATCAAGGTTCGCTGCCAGCTGCCGCCGCGCTACTTCACCGACTATCTGGTGGCGATGAAGCTCGCCGATGGCTGGCAGATCGTCTCGAAATCCTATC
- a CDS encoding DUF1345 domain-containing protein has product MSREFEARLVRFRKLPMPVRVIVGRPRTFVSVAFGILVALLVPESARTVTRLLAGWDAFAALYLVLAYVMMLRCDVGHIKRNAIVQDDGRFLILLLTALGAFASLAAIVSELGAAKDNPAALAVAVVTIALSWTVVHTAFALHYAHDFYRGKTPGGLQFPSAGEHVEADYWDFVYFSFVIGMTAQVSDVCITDRIIRRTATVHGIISFVFNTALLALMVNIAASAI; this is encoded by the coding sequence ATGAGCAGGGAGTTCGAGGCCCGCCTTGTTCGTTTCCGCAAGCTGCCCATGCCGGTCCGCGTTATCGTGGGCCGGCCGCGCACCTTCGTCTCGGTCGCCTTCGGCATCCTGGTGGCGCTGCTGGTGCCGGAATCGGCGCGCACCGTCACGCGCCTGCTCGCCGGCTGGGACGCCTTCGCCGCGCTCTATCTCGTGCTCGCCTATGTCATGATGCTGCGCTGTGACGTCGGCCACATCAAGCGCAATGCGATCGTGCAGGACGACGGGCGATTCCTGATCCTGCTGCTGACGGCCCTTGGCGCGTTTGCCAGCCTGGCCGCCATCGTCTCCGAGCTCGGCGCGGCGAAGGACAATCCGGCGGCGCTGGCGGTTGCGGTCGTCACCATCGCGCTGTCATGGACGGTGGTTCACACCGCATTCGCGCTGCACTACGCCCACGACTTCTATCGCGGCAAGACACCCGGCGGCCTGCAATTCCCGAGCGCCGGCGAGCATGTCGAGGCCGACTACTGGGACTTCGTCTACTTCTCGTTCGTGATCGGAATGACCGCGCAAGTCTCCGATGTCTGCATCACCGACAGAATCATCCGCCGCACCGCGACCGTGCACGGCATCATCTCGTTCGTGTTCAACACCGCGCTGCTGGCCTTGATGGTGAACATCGCGGCGAGCGCGATCTAG
- a CDS encoding polyprenyl synthetase family protein codes for MTTGTAEFAKRLDQTAEDTEALLAKLLSDATETDEIERPKRLIEAMRYSSLGGGKRLRPFLVVESAAVFGVPRESALMAGAALECIHCYSLIHDDLPAMDNSDLRRGRPTLHKAYDDATAILAGDALLTIAFDIITRDAIHKDATVRLLLTRALARASGVGGMAGGQILDLAGEGRFGDREPVDVARLQQMKTGALLRFGCIAGAILGQSSQKEYQALDDYGKALGEAFQIADDLLDVEGDSAALGKPAGADAALGKTTFVTQLGIDGAKQRVRDLVARADAALSVFGARGDVLRATSRFVAERKN; via the coding sequence ATGACGACCGGTACTGCAGAGTTTGCCAAGCGGCTGGATCAGACCGCGGAGGACACCGAAGCCCTGCTCGCGAAATTGCTGTCTGATGCGACGGAGACCGACGAGATCGAGCGTCCGAAGCGGCTGATCGAGGCGATGCGTTATTCCAGCCTTGGCGGCGGCAAGCGGCTCCGGCCGTTCCTGGTGGTCGAGAGCGCGGCGGTGTTCGGCGTGCCCCGGGAGTCGGCCCTGATGGCCGGCGCGGCGCTCGAATGCATCCATTGCTATTCGCTGATCCACGACGATCTGCCGGCAATGGACAATTCCGACCTGCGCCGCGGCCGTCCCACCCTGCACAAGGCCTATGACGACGCGACCGCGATCCTCGCCGGCGACGCGCTGCTCACGATCGCCTTCGACATCATCACCCGCGACGCGATCCACAAGGACGCCACGGTCCGCCTGCTCCTGACCCGCGCGCTGGCGCGCGCCTCCGGCGTCGGCGGCATGGCCGGCGGCCAGATCCTCGATCTCGCCGGCGAAGGCCGCTTCGGCGACCGCGAGCCGGTCGACGTCGCCCGCCTGCAGCAGATGAAGACCGGCGCGCTGTTGCGCTTCGGCTGCATCGCCGGGGCGATCCTCGGCCAGTCCTCGCAGAAGGAATACCAGGCGCTCGACGATTACGGCAAAGCGCTCGGCGAGGCCTTCCAGATCGCCGACGACCTGCTCGACGTCGAGGGCGACTCGGCGGCGCTCGGCAAGCCGGCCGGCGCGGATGCGGCGCTCGGCAAGACCACCTTCGTCACCCAGCTCGGCATCGATGGCGCGAAACAGCGCGTGCGCGACCTCGTTGCACGTGCCGATGCCGCACTGTCGGTGTTCGGCGCCAGGGGCGACGTGCTGCGGGCGACGTCGCGCTTCGTCGCCGAGCGCAAGAACTAG
- the mtgA gene encoding monofunctional biosynthetic peptidoglycan transglycosylase: MRIVRILLLLLLALLLLPYLVTPFYRTGHPVSALMVWRTLKGAPVTRHWIDLGAISPYLPRSVVGSEDAHFCTHRGVDWGALREVIDDAEDGDVARGGSTITQQVAKNLFLWSGRSVIRKGLELPLALWIDFVLPKQRILEIYLNIAEMGPSGQFGAEAGAQYAFGRSAAALSPREAALLAAILPNPVKRSARNPGPGVRRLSGTYMARANKVGRCWRENRGT; the protein is encoded by the coding sequence TTGCGCATCGTCCGAATTTTATTGCTGCTTTTGCTGGCCCTGCTGTTGCTGCCGTACCTGGTGACGCCGTTTTACCGGACCGGCCACCCGGTCTCGGCCCTAATGGTGTGGCGGACGCTGAAGGGCGCGCCGGTCACGCGGCATTGGATCGATCTCGGTGCAATTTCACCGTATCTGCCGCGTTCCGTGGTCGGCTCGGAGGACGCCCATTTCTGCACCCACCGCGGCGTCGACTGGGGCGCGCTGCGCGAGGTGATCGACGACGCCGAGGACGGCGACGTGGCGCGCGGCGGATCGACCATCACCCAGCAGGTTGCCAAGAACCTGTTCCTGTGGTCCGGGCGTAGCGTGATCCGCAAAGGCCTGGAATTACCGCTGGCGCTCTGGATCGATTTCGTGCTGCCCAAGCAGCGGATCCTGGAAATCTACCTCAACATCGCCGAAATGGGGCCGTCCGGGCAGTTCGGCGCCGAAGCCGGTGCCCAATACGCCTTCGGGAGGTCGGCGGCGGCCCTGTCGCCGCGCGAGGCGGCGCTTTTGGCGGCAATCCTGCCGAATCCGGTTAAAAGAAGTGCCCGGAACCCGGGCCCCGGGGTACGCCGGCTGTCCGGCACCTATATGGCGCGGGCCAACAAGGTTGGGCGCTGCTGGCGCGAAAATCGCGGCACTTAA
- the rpmF gene encoding 50S ribosomal protein L32, whose translation MAVPRRKTSPSRRGMRRSADALKTPTYVEDKDSGELRRPHHLDLKTGMYKGRQVLKAKKES comes from the coding sequence ATGGCCGTTCCCAGAAGAAAAACCTCGCCGTCGCGCCGTGGCATGCGCCGTTCGGCCGACGCGCTCAAGACCCCGACCTATGTCGAGGACAAGGACTCCGGCGAGCTGCGTCGTCCGCACCACCTCGACCTGAAGACCGGCATGTACAAGGGCCGCCAGGTCTTGAAGGCCAAGAAAGAGTCCTGA